The following proteins come from a genomic window of Flavobacteriales bacterium:
- a CDS encoding tail fiber protein, protein MYQLKLIILTLCISTLGYAQNVGINQPSPTHSLHVSPINNGDNPIRIDGLQSYSIGDTSLLIINNNTGVVKYISSTDFVNLISNGSGLGTDDQQLDSLTLNNYILTTYLEDGGNASVDLVAIRDSAISYLINNSDTLFSPSFTDSIISTLYHNADTLLYNNNFISSLRDSIDTDVDSIVLNGTTLHIYENGNDLTANLSTLSDNDSDPTNEYNNSFSLSGSVLQISDGGGTITADLAPLIYSVQTPVGAIFAFPTATPPSGYLVCNGQAVSRTTYNNLFSLIGTMYGAGDGSTTFNLPNYNGQFLRGFDNGAGIDPDAATRTDRGDGTTGDAVGTKQGNELLTHNHTVNPPSTNTSSAGAHTHTVNPPATNTSSAGAHTHSIDPPNTNTSTNGGHNHSGRTGGVSTFDAGAWIPYDDNLSSNTVNETSVAPTTCGNPWNGHGTVGNFLGTMGCSRLNHTHTIATDGSHAHSVNIPAFTSSSSGNHTHSVDIPQFNSGNNGNHTHSVDIAQFNSGNVGGAETRPTNVSVLWCIKF, encoded by the coding sequence ATGTACCAATTAAAACTTATAATACTAACCCTTTGTATAAGCACACTAGGGTATGCGCAAAATGTAGGAATCAACCAACCTTCTCCTACGCATTCATTGCATGTTTCACCAATCAACAATGGAGATAATCCTATTAGAATTGATGGTTTACAATCTTACAGTATTGGAGACACCTCTCTCTTAATTATCAATAATAACACAGGGGTTGTTAAATACATCTCTTCAACTGATTTTGTAAATTTAATCAGCAACGGTTCAGGTCTTGGAACAGATGACCAGCAACTAGATAGCTTAACTTTAAACAATTATATCCTCACAACTTATTTAGAAGATGGAGGTAACGCCTCTGTGGACCTAGTTGCTATTCGCGATAGCGCCATTAGCTACTTAATCAATAACTCAGATACGCTATTCTCCCCTTCTTTTACCGACAGTATTATTAGTACACTGTATCATAATGCTGACACCTTACTTTACAACAACAATTTTATTAGTAGCCTTAGAGATTCTATTGATACAGATGTTGATAGTATAGTCCTTAACGGAACAACATTGCATATTTATGAAAATGGCAATGACCTTACTGCTAACCTTAGCACTTTATCTGATAATGATAGTGACCCTACGAATGAATATAACAATAGCTTTTCTTTATCAGGGTCTGTTTTACAAATTTCTGATGGCGGAGGAACTATAACTGCCGACCTTGCTCCTTTAATTTATTCTGTTCAAACTCCCGTTGGAGCTATTTTTGCTTTTCCTACTGCTACTCCACCTTCGGGGTATTTAGTATGTAATGGACAAGCAGTAAGTAGAACAACCTACAACAATTTATTTTCTCTTATAGGAACAATGTACGGAGCAGGGGATGGTTCCACAACATTTAACCTACCGAACTATAATGGGCAATTCTTAAGAGGTTTTGATAATGGAGCTGGAATTGATCCTGATGCTGCCACAAGAACAGATAGAGGAGATGGGACAACAGGAGATGCTGTAGGGACTAAACAAGGGAATGAACTACTTACTCATAACCACACTGTAAACCCTCCATCTACTAATACCAGTTCTGCCGGAGCTCATACACACACAGTAAATCCACCGGCTACCAACACCAGTTCTGCTGGTGCGCACACACACAGCATTGACCCTCCTAATACCAATACTTCAACCAATGGTGGACACAACCACAGCGGACGAACAGGAGGAGTTTCTACATTTGATGCTGGAGCTTGGATACCATACGACGATAACTTATCAAGTAATACAGTAAATGAAACAAGCGTAGCGCCAACTACTTGTGGAAATCCTTGGAATGGACATGGGACTGTTGGAAATTTTCTTGGAACAATGGGATGCTCTAGGCTAAACCACACGCACACCATTGCTACTGACGGTAGCCATGCCCATAGTGTTAACATTCCTGCATTTACCTCTTCTTCTTCAGGAAATCATACACACAGTGTTGACATTCCTCAATTTAACTCAGGAAATAATGGTAATCATACACACAGTGTTGACATCGCTCAATTCAATTCAGGGAATGTCGGAGGTGCAGAAACGAGACCTACGAATGTTTCTGTTTTATGGTGTATCAAGTTTTAA
- a CDS encoding formimidoylglutamase, with translation MDISIYFESVVPPDDFKKGTIGDYTDFNTEDSFPDIEQAKLAIVGVQEDRGGEHNKGCAQSPDEVRRELYQLYIQGEDLPIVDLGNIKAGASKEDTYFALSEVVEQLIKKDVFVIIIGGSQELTYANYKAYEKLEQTVNLAIIDNQFDIGEANQELSSKAFLNKIILHQPNYLFNASILGYQTYFVSPIDKKLMEDLYFDIYRLGELQSDISKTEPIVRNADMISVDVSAIRASDFKANKAATPNGFYAEQMCQILRYAGMSDKLTSIGLYEYNSTLDVENAMSSQLMGQMIWCILDGFINRKKDFPVGSKKSYTKYRIHIENTEHELVFYKSDLSDRWWMEIPYPPHERVRFERHHLVPCNYQDYIDASQQQIPDLWWKTYQKLQ, from the coding sequence ATGGATATTAGTATTTACTTTGAAAGTGTAGTTCCGCCTGATGATTTTAAAAAAGGAACAATAGGGGATTACACCGATTTCAATACCGAAGATAGTTTTCCTGATATAGAGCAGGCTAAGCTTGCTATTGTAGGAGTTCAGGAAGATAGAGGAGGGGAGCATAATAAAGGATGCGCGCAGTCACCTGATGAGGTAAGAAGAGAGCTGTATCAATTGTATATACAAGGAGAAGATTTACCTATTGTTGATTTAGGAAATATAAAAGCTGGAGCATCCAAAGAAGATACTTATTTTGCTTTAAGCGAAGTAGTAGAGCAATTAATAAAAAAAGATGTGTTTGTTATTATAATTGGAGGAAGTCAAGAACTGACTTATGCCAATTATAAAGCTTATGAGAAGTTAGAGCAAACAGTAAATTTAGCCATCATCGATAATCAATTTGATATTGGGGAGGCTAATCAAGAGCTTTCTTCTAAAGCTTTTTTAAATAAAATTATTTTACACCAGCCTAATTATTTGTTTAATGCAAGTATTTTAGGCTATCAGACTTACTTTGTGTCTCCTATTGACAAAAAGTTAATGGAGGATTTGTATTTTGATATCTATCGCTTAGGAGAATTACAATCAGACATCTCGAAAACAGAACCTATTGTTAGAAATGCTGATATGATTAGTGTTGATGTCTCAGCGATAAGGGCTTCTGACTTTAAAGCTAATAAAGCAGCAACTCCCAATGGGTTTTATGCAGAGCAAATGTGTCAGATCTTGCGTTATGCTGGAATGAGTGATAAGTTAACTAGTATTGGTTTGTATGAATACAACTCTACTTTAGATGTTGAAAATGCAATGTCATCACAATTAATGGGGCAGATGATTTGGTGTATTTTAGATGGTTTTATCAATCGTAAGAAAGATTTTCCAGTTGGGTCTAAGAAAAGTTATACTAAATATCGAATTCATATTGAAAATACCGAGCATGAGCTGGTTTTTTATAAAAGTGACTTATCTGATCGATGGTGGATGGAAATTCCTTATCCACCTCATGAGAGAGTTCGGTTTGAAAGGCACCATTTAGTTCCTTGTAATTACCAAGACTATATTGATGCTAGCCAACAACAGATTCCTGATCTTTGGTGGAAGACCTACCAGAAATTACAATAA